The Chitinophaga caeni genome segment TTTTTATCGATAATTCTTGTTTGCACTAAGCCTTTCAACTCATTAAAATCCAGGTAAAATATATCTTCAATTTCATCGATGATACCTGCTCTCAATAATACGTCGGCTTCACGAAGCAATGCTCTTTTATATATAAAATAACGACAAATGATATCATATTTTGGATATTCCCTGAAGCCGCAATAATTCCGTAAGAAGTCGATTGCTTTTTTAGTTGCTACAGCCATTTCTTCCCCACCGCTTAAAGTCCGTATACGGTTTAATAATTCCTGTTCCTTTGACTTGGCATTTCTTAGCCCTTGTTCAAATTTCCTTTTCGCTGCACCTGTATCAAAACTTTTGATATTACTTAGAATAAGCGGTATCAATGTACTTGGTTTTTCTCTCCACCTGGGACGGGTAATATCGATTTCTCCTGTACAGCGCATACCATATTTATCAAGGAAGCCACATATAGCATCCTTAGCAAGCTGTCCTCCTGCTATATGATGCATCTGTTCCAGAAAATTATCCTCCTTAACAGTTGACAGGTAGGTCACCAATTCAGGGTAGGGACGAATTACATCGGCAACATCCAATAAATCCAGCCCCATTTGAGAAGTAATATTATTAGGTGCAGACTGTGTTAAAATATCCGCAGCATTCTTTTCTCCAAGCCATCTTTCTATTCTACAGTTAATCCAATTGGCAGCATTCATGATAGCCATTATAAGTTGGAATACCTGTGGATTCAACATCAATTTGGTTGACATCGTGATATCATCCAAAATGAAGTCAAAAAGTTCCGCTCCGGACTTAGATAGAATTTCCTTTTCCAAAACTGAAATCGTACGTTGGCTTTCTTGTATTAATTCTTGTACGATATTGGACTGCTCTTCAAAAGGCGCTTTGAACTCGGAAGACAATTCCGTTTCCACTTCGCTACTATTTTCTTTATCCAAGTGTTCACCGGGTGCTATGTTAATAATATCTCCACGTTTTAAGATATTCATAATGGCATCCTTTAACAAGGGGTCAGATTGTTCCATAAGATCTAACAGGGCTTTCCTACTTTCTGGCTTAGATAAATTTTCCGAAATGTCAACAAACAATCTACCTCCCGCGGTATCCATAGGGCGAACAACTTTAAGCAGAAAAAAAGAAATACCCAAGGGCTTCATCGCATCAGTCATCATTTGCTGATGCCCTACGGATATGTAAACATGTTTCTTTTCATCATCAGCTTTTGGAATCGGAAATAAAGTAGTAATCGGCCTGCTTTGCACGATAAAAACTTGATGATCTGCAAAACACCATTCGATATCTTGGGGACAGCCAAAATGGGCTTCTATTTTTCTACCCAAATCAGCCAAGTATAAAATTTCCTCATCATTTAGCACCTGTGATTCTTGTTGTTCGATGCTAAGGGATAAGGCTTCAGTACCACCTTCTAGTCTTGCTGAAACAGCCATTTTTTTGAAGGATATCCTTTTTTCAACTATACAACCATTCAAAGTTTTATAATTATCAGCGGACACCCTACCTTCCACCAAAGCGGAACCTAAGCCAAAACCAGCATCGATGGAGACCACTTTTCTATTGGATGTAACTGGATCCGCTGTAAAAAGTATTCCCGAAGCCTCTGAAAATACCATTTTCTGGATAATGACTGCTAATTGCACCCGTTTATGATCCCAACCGTTTTGCATACGGTATATTACGGCTCGATCCGTGTAAAGGGAAGCCCAACATTTACTTAGATGTTCCAATATCGAATGGATTCCTGTAATGTTTAGGAAAGAGTCCTGCTGTCCAGCAAATGAAGCAGTTGGTAAATCCTCTGCAGTAGCGCTGGAACGCAAGGCATATGCAACTTGAGAGCCATCAACAGCCAACTGGTCTTTAATTTCAGCAACTATATGACCCGGGATTGCAATATTTTCAATAGCCCAACGAATTTGAGAACAGATATCTGCTACCTTTGACCGATCTGAAATAATAAGGCCATCCAATTGATCAATCAAACGGAGGACATGCTCATTTTCAAAGACGACTTCTTGAAAAGCTACAGTCGTGACACAAAAGCCAGCAGGTACATTGATATGTTTAATTGTGTGCAATTCACCTAAGTTTGCTGCTTTGCCACCTACAGTAGCGATCATAGATTTATCAACATGCTGAATTGGAAGGATATAATTATACATAAGCTGGTAATTTTTGCATCAATTGATCATTATTTCTGCAAGTTTTCAGTAGTCTTTTTCATAATCGCAATAGCCTTTTCGAAGTAGGATTCTAGTACCTTTATTTCGTCGGCAGAATAAGTCGCGAGCAGCTTTTCGGATTCCGAGCGGTAATCTTTATACAATGGGGCAAGCAAATCCATAATTTTTTGAGTGTCTGGTTCTATTATTACTCTTCGCCTATCCCCTTCTGTAAATTTCCTTTTCACTAAACCTTTCTTTTCAAAGCGGTCTATAAGCCCGGTAATGGCACCACTAGTTAGCCCGGTCAGCGTACCCCACTCTCCGGCAGTCATTTCTCCCTTTTGAAGTAAAAAACCCAAGTATTTATGGTCCGTCCCAGAAAGCCCCGCCTTCCGACCTACAGTTTCATGCATTTCGATTGATGTATATGCATACCACTGGCTAAGTTTACGAATCTGCCGAACCTGATCTGATTTCTTAGTATCGATGGCCATTATTTAATTGATTTAATAATATCTTAGACACTAAGATAATAATTTATTTAGATTTTTAATCAAAAAACGAATTATTTAGAATCTTCGTGACCATTTGAGGGGTCAGTTCTTATTTTAAAATTTTTACAATGGGATTCGTTCATACATTCGGCTAACCGTTTAAGTTCTTCTTCCCAACCATTGATCAATGCTTCCTTTTTCTTTCTACTCCAACGCTGGATTTGCTTTTCTCTATAGAAAGCCCAATCTATACGATTATATACTTCGTAATACACCAATTTGACGGGTAAGCGTTTCATAGTATGCTTGGCGCCATTGCCGGATTGATGTTGCGCTAGGCGGCGCTTTAGATACTTCGTACTGCCGGTGTAGTAACTTCCGTCTGAACAGAGTAGTATGTATGTGTAACCTTTCATGGTAGCCCCAATGTGTCTTCGGCTTCGCTCAGACACAGTTGATGTGCCTCTCAAAACCAGTGAGAAAATCCCCTTCCTAGATCATTATAAAATCAAAAACGCATTCTCAAAATAATAAGTAATGATGGTTAACAAACTTGTTTCAGGTATGCTAGAACACCAAAAACAAACTATATCTGAAATATCTCCAACAACCGCCAAAACTTCCATCAACTGTGTCTTCGGCTACGCTCAGACACAGTTGATGCGCCTCTCGAAACCAGTAAGAAAATCCCCTTACTTGATCATTATAAAATCAAAAACGCATTCTCAAAATAATAAGTAAAGATGGTTAACAAACTTGTTTCAGGTATGCTAGAACACCCGAACACCAAAAACAAACTATATCTGAAATATCTCCAACAACACCCAAAACTTCCATCAACTGTGTCTGAGCGAAGTCGAAGACACAGTTGATGCGCCTCTCAAAACCAGCGAGAAAATCTCCTTACTTGATCATTATAAAATCAAAAACGCATTCTCAAAATAATAAGTAAAGATGGTTAACATACTTATTTCAGGTATGCTAGAACACCCGAACACCAAAAACAAACAATATCTAAAATATCTCCAACAACACCCAACCACACCCAAAAGCTTCCATCAACTGTGTCTTCGGCTTCGCTCAGACACAGTTGATGCACCTCTCGAAACCAATGATAAAATCGCCTTACCTAGATCATTATAAAATCAAAATACATTCTCAAAATAATAAGTAAAGATGGTTAACATACTTATTTCAGGTATGCTAGAACACCCGAACAACAGGCACAAACAATATCTAAAATATCTCCAACAACACCCAAAACATCCATCAACTGTGTCTGAGCGAAGCCGAAGACACAGTTGATACACCTCTCGAAACCAGCAATAAAATCCCCTTCCTTAGATCAAAAAAAAATCAAAAATGTCATCTGAAAATAATAAGTGCAGATGGCTAACAAACATTATTACCGGGTACCTATACAACACCCTAACATCAAGAACAAACAATATCTAAATTCTCCAACACCCCCAAAAACTTCCATCAACTGTGTCTGAGCGAAGCCGAAGACACAGTTGATGAACCTAGCGGAGAGAGAGGGATTCGAACCCCCGGACCTGTTACAGTCAACGGTTTTCAAGACCGTCGCAATCGACCACTCTGCCATCTCTCCGCTGCAAAAGTAGAAAACTGGATCAATTTTCAAAAAAAAATTTCTTCGTTGTGGAAAACTTCATGTGTAGTATAAACAAAACAACCGGCTTAAAATTAAGCCGGTTGCGGTTTTAGCGGGTATCAATCAACATAAAAAGTATCCTTTATTCATAGCCACCACCTAATGCCCGGTACAATTCTGCCACAGCTTGTAATTGTTGGCGATGTACATCCGCGAGATTCAACTCGGATTGCAATGCATTAGATTGTGCTGTAACTACCTCTAAATAGTTCGCCAATCCACCTGTAAAAAGCATCTTCGCATTATTTACAGCCTTGCTATTATTCTGATTCTGCGCAATGACGATGCGTTCCTGCTCTTTCAATTTATCAATACCTGCCAAGCTGTTGCTCACTTCGTGAACGGCACTCAATACCTGCATCTTGAAATTAAGCTCTGCCTCTTCCCTTTGTGCTTTGGCCACTTCTAAGCGGGTCTTCAATGCCCTTCTTTGAAAGATCGGCTGCGTTATCCCCCCCGTAACAGTTGCAAATAATGAGCCGGGAAGCGTGAACCATTGGCTGGCTTTAAACGCATTGACCCCACCTGTCGCAGTAATGCTCAAACTGGGATACATACTACCTTGCGCTACCCCTACATTGGCATTTGCCGCAATTAATTGTTGTTCCGCGGCCCTTACATCTGGCCTGTAATGCAATAACACGGCAGGTACACCTGCTGAAAGTTGCTCATATACCGGGAAGTCATTAATAGCACCGATGCGATTTACGGTACCTGGAAATTCTGCGCCCAAAAGACGGAGTGCATTCTGCTGTACTATTATGGCTTGCTCTAATTGGGGAACCAATTTAGATGCCACCAATTGTTGAGATATGGCTTGTTGCACCGCCAGTTCCGTTGCCGATCCCGCTTCCTTTTGCAAGCGGATCATCGTTACGATCGTATCACTTAAAGCCACATTTTTCTTGGCTATATTTAATTGTGCATCCAACATTAATAGGTTAAAATAACCACTAGCTACCGTAGCTACCAATGTCGTTTGCACGGCTCTTACCGCCTCGTAAGTTTGTAAGTAGCTAGCTTGTGCCGCTTCTTTCTGACGGCGGATTTTGCCCCAAATGTCTGCTTCCCAAGTCGCTCCAACACTCACTGTATAGTCTTCAATATGACTGGTACCGATGAAATTATCCAAACTCAAACCATTCAAGCTGTTCTTTGATGGTATATTAGTTGATGCATTCACTTGCCCAGTTACAGATGGATAAAAGGCCGCCCTTGCTTGTTTTAAATAGGATTGTGCGGCAGATAATCGCTGCACGGCTATTTTCAAATCAAGATTATTCTTCAATGTATTTTCGATCAGCAACTGGAGTTGGGATTCATTGAAAAATGCTTTCCAACTCACTGCTGCAATTGAACTATCACCCGTAGATTGATCTTGGTATTGTTGGGGTAAACCAAGATCCGGTGATTCATAATTACGGCCAACGCGGCAGGCACTCACAGTGCCTACCAACGCTAGCAGTAGTATATATGGATAGAAATTTCTTTTCCTCATCTCTTTATTTTTATTTGATTTACCGCTACTTACCATTTTGATTCTGTTGTTTCGATCGGTGTCGGCTTAGGTTTCCCGCTTACCTTCTCCTGTAAATACTGGAAGATGATAAACAATACGGGTATTACAAATATCCCTAAGAATACCCCGGTTAACATCCCCCCGGCAGCACCGGTACTGATAGATTTGTTTCCTAATGCCGAGGATCCAGATGCTCTCATCAACGGGATCAATCCCACGATGAAGGCAAAGGAAGTCATCAAGATCGGGCGAAGCCTTAACTTCGCTGCTTGCAAGCTTGCTGCCAATAACCCCATTCCTGCGCGGCGGCGCTGTACTGCATACTCTACGATCAAGATGGCATTTTTCGCTAACAAACCTATCAACATAATTAAACCCACCTGTACATAGATATTGTTATCAATACCAAACAACCGTATAAATAAGAATACTCCGAAGATCCCCAGTGGAATTGAAAGTATAACGGACAAGGGTAATATGTAGCTTTCATATTGAGCTGCCAGCAAGAAGTACACGAATATCAAACAGAGCAAGAAAATGATTGCCGCCTGTCCACCGGCGCTGATCTCTTCCTTGGTCATACCTACCCATTCGTAACTATACCCACGGGGTAAATACTGCGCTGCAACTTCTTCCACTGCCTTGATAGCATCACCGGAACTATACCCCGGTTTCGGTTGCCCGTTGATCGACACGGAGGTAAATAGGTTATTCCTGGTCACTGTTTCCGGACCATAAACTTTCTTTAATTCTACAACCTCGTTCATCGGTACCATTTCCCCGCCCATATTCTTCACGAAAATGCCGTTCAATGAGCTAGGCTCGGCACGGGTATTAGCATCCGCTTGTACGATCACGCGATAATACTTGCCGAAACGGTTGAAATCACTAGCAAAGGAACTACCATAATACACCTGCAATGTTTGCAGTATCTCGCTGATAGGTACGCCCAATTGCTTTGCCCTTAATTCATCAATCTCTATATTAAATTGAGGGTTACCATTATTAAATGTGGTAAAGGCAAAGGCGATCTCTTTCCGCTTCATCAGTTCACCGATA includes the following:
- the ppsA gene encoding phosphoenolpyruvate synthase gives rise to the protein MYNYILPIQHVDKSMIATVGGKAANLGELHTIKHINVPAGFCVTTVAFQEVVFENEHVLRLIDQLDGLIISDRSKVADICSQIRWAIENIAIPGHIVAEIKDQLAVDGSQVAYALRSSATAEDLPTASFAGQQDSFLNITGIHSILEHLSKCWASLYTDRAVIYRMQNGWDHKRVQLAVIIQKMVFSEASGILFTADPVTSNRKVVSIDAGFGLGSALVEGRVSADNYKTLNGCIVEKRISFKKMAVSARLEGGTEALSLSIEQQESQVLNDEEILYLADLGRKIEAHFGCPQDIEWCFADHQVFIVQSRPITTLFPIPKADDEKKHVYISVGHQQMMTDAMKPLGISFFLLKVVRPMDTAGGRLFVDISENLSKPESRKALLDLMEQSDPLLKDAIMNILKRGDIINIAPGEHLDKENSSEVETELSSEFKAPFEEQSNIVQELIQESQRTISVLEKEILSKSGAELFDFILDDITMSTKLMLNPQVFQLIMAIMNAANWINCRIERWLGEKNAADILTQSAPNNITSQMGLDLLDVADVIRPYPELVTYLSTVKEDNFLEQMHHIAGGQLAKDAICGFLDKYGMRCTGEIDITRPRWREKPSTLIPLILSNIKSFDTGAAKRKFEQGLRNAKSKEQELLNRIRTLSGGEEMAVATKKAIDFLRNYCGFREYPKYDIICRYFIYKRALLREADVLLRAGIIDEIEDIFYLDFNELKGLVQTRIIDKNLIANRRTVHEQNKRLNPPRVITSDGEIFTGEYKRENLPANAIIGLPVSTGIVEGRARIIFNMEDADIEEGDILITPFTDPSWTPLFVLVKGLITEVGGLMTHGAVIAREYGLPAIVGVENATRLIQDGQIIRLNGTEGFIEII
- a CDS encoding efflux transporter outer membrane subunit, whose amino-acid sequence is MRKRNFYPYILLLALVGTVSACRVGRNYESPDLGLPQQYQDQSTGDSSIAAVSWKAFFNESQLQLLIENTLKNNLDLKIAVQRLSAAQSYLKQARAAFYPSVTGQVNASTNIPSKNSLNGLSLDNFIGTSHIEDYTVSVGATWEADIWGKIRRQKEAAQASYLQTYEAVRAVQTTLVATVASGYFNLLMLDAQLNIAKKNVALSDTIVTMIRLQKEAGSATELAVQQAISQQLVASKLVPQLEQAIIVQQNALRLLGAEFPGTVNRIGAINDFPVYEQLSAGVPAVLLHYRPDVRAAEQQLIAANANVGVAQGSMYPSLSITATGGVNAFKASQWFTLPGSLFATVTGGITQPIFQRRALKTRLEVAKAQREEAELNFKMQVLSAVHEVSNSLAGIDKLKEQERIVIAQNQNNSKAVNNAKMLFTGGLANYLEVVTAQSNALQSELNLADVHRQQLQAVAELYRALGGGYE
- a CDS encoding GIY-YIG nuclease family protein; this translates as MKGYTYILLCSDGSYYTGSTKYLKRRLAQHQSGNGAKHTMKRLPVKLVYYEVYNRIDWAFYREKQIQRWSRKKKEALINGWEEELKRLAECMNESHCKNFKIRTDPSNGHEDSK
- a CDS encoding MarR family winged helix-turn-helix transcriptional regulator, translated to MAIDTKKSDQVRQIRKLSQWYAYTSIEMHETVGRKAGLSGTDHKYLGFLLQKGEMTAGEWGTLTGLTSGAITGLIDRFEKKGLVKRKFTEGDRRRVIIEPDTQKIMDLLAPLYKDYRSESEKLLATYSADEIKVLESYFEKAIAIMKKTTENLQK